From Geotalea uraniireducens Rf4:
GCTGCGTCCACAAGAGCGCTATCGAGGAAAAGAGCTTCAAGCTGGGCGGCGGATTTGCCCCCGGGGGACAGGCCCCATCCAGGGACGAGGTGTCTCTTGCCGGAAAGGGCTTTAACCCCCAAGTGGAGGCTTCCTACAAGGGGAGTCATCCAGAGCTTGATTTCCGCTCCGTCGATGAGATCGAGCATTACCAGGTAAGCAGCGATGCCCTCACTGAATTCCTGAAGGACGGAGGTCTCAGCGAGCCATGACCAGGAACTTGTTATGCGCCTGCCTTGCGGGTCTTCTCCTCCTTTCGTCGGGGTGCAAAATCCAGGACTTGACCCCGGAACAGATCGGCATGATCTCCAGGTCGCTTACTACCACGCTTAAGGCGGCCAGGCCCATCAGCGACGAGGAAGAGTATTATGTCGGGCGTGCAGTGGCGGCCCGCATTCTCACGACGAACCACCTGGTGAACAACAAGAAGCTGACCGATTATGTCAACCTGGTGGGGCAGTCGGTAGCCATCCACTCAGAGAAGCCGTTCACCTACGGCGGTTATCATTTTGCCGTTCTCGACAGCAGCGACATCAATGCCTTTGCCTGCCCCGGCGGCATTATCTTCATTACCCGCGGCATGGTGAATGCCGTAAAGAACGAGGACGAACTGGCGGCCGTTCTTGCCCATGAAGTTGGGCACATCAACCACCGCGACGGCATCAGCGCCATATCACAGTCGCGCTGGACCGAGGCGCTGACCGTCATTGGCACTGATGCGGCCAAGACCTATGGTTCGCAGGATGTCGCCAAACTGGCAGGGCTTTTCGAGGGGTCAATCGACGACGTTTTCAAGACCCTTGTGGTCAACGGCTACGGCCGGTCACAGGAGTACGCCGCTGACCAGGCATCACTGCACTATCTGGCCGCAACCGGCTATGAACCCCGGGCATTGAAAGACTTCCTCGATCGGATCGTGAAACAGAATAAGGGCGCGGAGGGGGGAATAATGAAGACCCACCCTGCGACCAGCGACAGGATTGAGAATGTGTTGACCAACATGCCCGAACAGAAGGGCGATCCGGCGCTGGTTCAACTGCGCAACCGACGATTCGCAGCTGCCGTCGGCAAGTGAAGTGCCCACGAAATGAGAACTTAAATCCCATCTTCCGACCCATGGAATGCCATGACCCTCACCGTTTTAATCTGTTATCTGCTCGTCACCGCGGTCGGGTATTATCTCCGCTTCCTTAATCTGCAGCACCTCAAGCTGCATGGCACCGAGATCCCCGCCGGTTTTGAGGATGCCATCGACGCCGATACCCTGGTAAAAACCTCCGCGTACACCATTGAACAGAGCCGCCTCGGGCTTGTGGAGTCGCTTTTCGACAACGTCATGCTCCTGCTGTTCCTCTTCGGCGGCCTGCTTGTTTTCTATGACCGCTGGATTACTTCCCTCAGCGGCTCCTTTGTCTGGAGCGGCGTGCTGTTTTTCCTAATTCTGACGCTTATTCAGACCGTTTTGGATATCCCGTTCAGCCTCTACGGGACCTTCCGCATAGAAAACCGTTTCGGCTTCAATACCATGACAACGCGGCTCTGGCTTTCCGACCTGGGGAAATCCACGGCTATTTCGGCTGTCATCCTGACTTTAATGATCGCAGGCGCGTTTTCCCTGGTGCGCTGGAGTCCCGGTTTCTGGTGGCTCTGGGTCTGGGGGTTCTTTGCGGTGGTTTCCATCTTTTTCATGTACGTTTCTCCATACCTGATCGAGCCGCTTTTTTACAAGTTCGAGCCGGTTAAGGATGCGGAGCTGGAGCAGGGGATCCGGCGGCTCATGGAGAAGGCCGGCCTTCACGTCAGCCGGGTCATGCAGATGGATGCCTCACGGCGGAGCCGCCATTCCAATGCCTATTTTACCGGCATCGGCAGGGTTAAGCGGATCGTGCTTTACGACACGCTGCTGACGCAAATGAACCGGCAGGAGATAATTACCATACTTGCCCATGAGGTCGGGCACTGGAAAAAGGGGCATGTGTGGAAGCTCCTGGTCATGACCGAGATCGGGGGACTGCTCGGCTTCTATGCGGCTTTCAGGCTTCTGCAATGGGGCGGCCTGCCGGGTGTGCTCGGTTTGCCCCACGCATCGTTTCCCGCCCAACTGGTGATCCTCGGTTTTATCAGTTCGCTGCTCATGTTTCCTTTCACGGCGCTTTCCAGCTGGCTTTCGCGCAGGCATGAATGGCAGGCGGACCGCTTTGCCGAGGAACTCTCCGGCACGCCTGGCGCTCTGGCAACGGCGCTCGTCAAGCTCAACCGGGAAAACCTCGGCAATCTGCACCCCCACCCGCTCTACGCCAAGTTTTATTATTCCCATCCGCCGGTCGTCGAAAGGGTGCAGCGGTTGCGGAAAGCCGCCCTGGCGGCGGATGTCGGATCGGCCAATGAAGCCGAAGAGTGATCCGGTTTCTTGCATGTTAATGGGAGACAAGTCCGCTCTTCTGTGATATAAAAAATGCGGATTACGGCTTGTTAATGCGATGTGTTTAAGAAAGGGGGGGCAGATGCAACGGTCGGTGAACGTGCCACAGGAGATATCAGAACCGGTGACCCGGCGGAACCCGTTTCGCGCAACAGCCTTGTTTGGGGGCATGCTGACGCTTCTCGTCGCGGCAACGGGGGTATCGGCGGCAGAGTCCATGCACGCCGGGATCGAAAAGTACGAGGGGACCAAGACCTGTCTGGAATGCCATGATACCCTGGGAAAGGAGGTCGCCATGAGCCTCCACTACCAGTTGCAGGCCGAGCCGCAGTTCATCGAGGGTTGGGAGAAGGGGAAGAGCGCCGGCATGCTCGTGAGCTATTGTCCGCCCCCCAATACGGTTGCCGGACACAACTGGCTCGGCACGCTCCAGCCCAATGATGCCTCGAAGGGCGCACAGCCGGCTGGTTGCGGCCGTTGCCATATCGGTCTCGGCGCCAAGCCCAATCCGGTCGACAAGCTGACGGAAGCGGATTACGAAAATATCGACTGCCTTATCTGCCATGGACCCGATTACCGCAGGGTCGTAGTGAAGGAAGTGATAAAAAGTAAGATGAAGGTAAGGGAGGAAGTCAGGTTCAAACTGGCCCCGGCGCCAGACGTGGATATCCTCAAGGTCGTGCGCAATGTGAAGAAGCCGACCAGCGACATGTGTCTCCGCTGTCATGCCCTGGTCGGCGGCGGTCTCAACTATAAGGACGGAGTGGTTCCCACTGCCGATACGGACGTTCATTTTTCCATGGGGATGAACTGCACGGAGTGTCATACCACCAAACAGCACAGGATTGCCGGTGGCGGTGACCTCAAGGCCCAGGAACTGAATGATGTCAGGGTGGCGTGCGACAATTGCCACACGCTGACGCCGCATAAGGGGGAGCAGGCGGACTTTCTTAACCGGCACGTGGCGCGCATCGCCTGCCAGACCTGCCATATCCCGGGCATAGCCCGCGATCCTAAGATGCCGACCATTGTCGAGCGGGACTGGACCAAGCCGGTGCTTGACGCAAAGAGCGGTCTATTCGAACCGACCAATAAGACTGCGACCAACGTCAGACCCGAATACCTGTGGTGGAACAGGACCATGCGGGCGAACAACGAACCTGCGGGCTCGAAAAGGGACCTCAAGGCCAGGATCTACCCCTGGAAGCGGACCAACTATACGGTAATCGCCGATGCCGCCACCGGCAAGCCGGTATATATAAAATCCGGCGTATATGCGCTGACCGGCGATCCTGCTGCCGCAGCGGTGAAAGGGACTGTGGAAGCAAAGCAGCCGTACAGCGGCGAGTGGAAAGGGGTCCAGGAACCGATGCGGTATGCGCTCAATCACCAGGTGGCGCCCAAGTCCGAGTCGCTGCAATGCGATGTCTGCCACAGCGAGAATACCATCCTGGATTTCAAGGCGCTCGGCATGAAGAGCAGGAGAAAATAGCGTTCAGGATATATCCCTGGAAGTAAAAGCGCCCGGCAACAATGTTGTCGGGCGCTTTTATATTCTGGGCGGAAAGGATTACGTTCTTCAAGACATGACTCACGCGACGACGCACCAAAAGTAGGCGCTCTTAAGCGACGAAAGGCTTTTAAACAAATTATCCTAAAAATGGCAGTTGTTTACCGCAAAGGCGCAAAGGGCGCAAAGAAATTCAAATACTTATGGGGATAAAGATCCAAACCAATCGGGTGAAAGGTTTCCGTTAGATAAATGATTGATTTTACTTCGCGTTCTTAGCGCCTTTGCGGTTCAAATGCTTTTTCTAGTATTATTGGTTCATGGTTTTAAAACGTTGCGTCGTCGCATCGTTGCGTGAAATACAATATTTGGGTTCCGGCTTGTCCGGTTTAGGATACTGCCGGTTTACCCAGGGTTCCCCTGACCGGTATCTGGTAATGTCCGGGAGAGGTCTGGTATTTGAGGAGAAGGAGGAAGACGAATTTCTGCTTGTCGAGGAACTCGGCTTTCGGCATCAGTTCCAGGGTCAGGTTCAGGGGGGCGGCACTCATGGGGGTAGTGAGCGGCGTGTCGCCCTTGAGCCGCGCATAGATCCCTTCACCCTCAAGGTTCAGACTTTCCAGGGTGGCCTTGCCGCCACCTATGCGGAGCATCCCCTGGATTGTCTTGTAGGAAGCGTCGGGGAGGGGCATTTGACCGATCTTCACCCCTTGCAGATGGGCTTCCGTCACTGCCAGTTGCAGGTCTCCAGTAGCGGCGTTCTGTTTCCCCTTGAAATTACCCTTGACGCGTAGTTCACCCTTGACCTGCGCGCCGGTCACAGTCTTGAAGAAAGGGATGTCCTCCAGTTGCACTCCGGCAATTTCCAGGGTCGAACTGCCGTTTTTCAGTGGCGCGAATTCCCCCTTTACTTCACCTTTACCGATTGTTCCCTGGAAGCCGATGACCACTTTACCGGCGAATAGGGGCAGGATGCGGATTTTTGCCGTGGCCCTGTCGAACTTCAACAACGGCCCCTGTTCCGAGCCCAGTTCGAGGTTTTGGGCCCGGATGCCGAGGGGAAAAGCCAGGCCGAAGCTGGTGGTGCGCATGGTGTAGCCCTGGTTTTCCAGCGCACGGGCGAGCACGCCTTGCAACTCTTTGCCGGGAATAAAGGCGATGGTGAGGATGATCAGGCAGAAGAGTGCGGCAGGAATCCCCCAACCCATGAGGATGAGACGGCGGCGGTTCATCGTGCTCCTTGCTGCGCAGCCTTGATCAGGGCTGCTGTCAGGGTCAGGTCAAGTTTCGCCGGGTCGTCGAAGCGGGTTTTTATCAGGGCCCTCTTTATGGTAACCGGTTTGGCCCCTTTTTCCAGCCTGAAGAGGAGGTTTACCGCCTCGTTGGCGGTGAGTCCTTCTATTTTCACCTCGGCTGCGTCTTCCACGAAACCGGGCAGATCTTCACCTTTTACCGGTTTGATCTGGGTGTTTTTTCCCTTTATGCCGATCTCCTCGATAATCTTTGCCGGCGAATCGTCGGGTCTGGTTGCTGCCAGGCGGTTGGCCAGCTTTTGCGCGCCGGCGTTCGCTTCCTGGAAGCGGAGCTTTAACATGAGCATCTCGGTAATGTCAGCTTCCCGGCTGGCACGCTTTTTCTCCAGGCGGGCAACCTGGCTGTTGGCAGCCGAGAGAAGCACCGCCAGCAAGAGGATGGCGGCGATCCCCATTCCCCAGCGGAGACGGGTTTTATCATCCATGCGATTATAGGTTTCAATCAGGAGGTGCAGGTATTTCATTTGTTCGCCTCCTTTACCGCACCGCGCAAGACGAATGAGACGCTGCCGTCGGGCCGGGACTTTATCTCGCCGACTTCGACGTTGCTTAAAGCATCTGCCGTGCGGGTTTTGAAGTCGTTAACCGCCTGGATGGAGCGGGCATCTCCCTTGAGGTGCACCTGATTGCCCGATATCTCGGCCTCGAAGACCTCGAACACGTCATCACCCTTCGCCTCGGCTAATTTTGTCAGGATTGGCAGCAGATTACTCGATGTTTTGCCGCTGCTGAGACGCTTGATTTCGGAGCGCAGTTCCGCAACCTCGTCGACCGCTTTTTTCCGGGTGGGAAATACTTCCCGATAAATGGTCTTGATCGAGTTGTTCAGGGAGTCCACGTCTTTCTTTACCAGGTAGTATCTGAGGCCGACCTCGGCAAAGAGCAGGATGACGAAGCTGACGGCGAGAATCATGGAGAGGCGCAGCTTTTTCCGTGTCTTGGCCTGGCCGGCCGTGTAGGCAAGCTCGCCGCTGCGGAAGTTTACAGGGTCTCCGGTGGCGATCGCCCGGGCAACCGCATAGGCGCCGGCCAGATCACGCGCGGAATTGGTGTCGCCGGCAAAGGCCTCGGCAAACTCCCCGTTTACCGGCAGCGGAGGGAAGGGTGATGTTTCCTGATCGGCCGATGCGTTGGAAGAGGCTGCCTGCTGCGAACGCCCCCCGTGAGAAAAGATCCGATCGACCGTTAAACCTTTGCCGATTTCCAGGGCAGCCAATGTCTTCGTAACTTCCGCATCCGGTTCGCCGGAAGTCATGGGGCGGAAATAGAGGGGCTTGCCATTTCGGAAGACAGCCAGTGATTCACCATCGGTGATTGCAACCGTCGCGCTTTCCACTTCGGTCGGGATGAGGCACTGCCAGTTGAAGAGCGATGCCGTGACAATCTCCGGTTCCAGTCCTTTTCCCGTCATCAACCGGATCTTATCCTCCAGTGCATGACGTTTTGCCCAGACGGCAAGAACCTTTCCCTCTTCCAGGGGCACGGCCTCAAACATCAGTTGATCGGTGTCTACGGCGGTTTCGCCTTTCAGCTCCAGCGGCAGGAGCTCCCGAATCTTGCGTCTATCACTGAGGGGGAGTTCCAGTTCGCGCATGAAGAGCTGGTTCGAGGGGATGGCCAGGATCACCCTGCGCTCTGCAGGCGCTGACGCGGCAAACTCCTCCAAAA
This genomic window contains:
- a CDS encoding SH3 domain-containing protein, whose product is MRTHTAIIIVILFLLVPALSPAADSARVVVRENAIRGQCRFFAPVKAKIRYNDLLTIISRSGDWYKVSFKGVNGCVHKSAIEEKSFKLGGGFAPGGQAPSRDEVSLAGKGFNPQVEASYKGSHPELDFRSVDEIEHYQVSSDALTEFLKDGGLSEP
- a CDS encoding M48 family metalloprotease, yielding MTRNLLCACLAGLLLLSSGCKIQDLTPEQIGMISRSLTTTLKAARPISDEEEYYVGRAVAARILTTNHLVNNKKLTDYVNLVGQSVAIHSEKPFTYGGYHFAVLDSSDINAFACPGGIIFITRGMVNAVKNEDELAAVLAHEVGHINHRDGISAISQSRWTEALTVIGTDAAKTYGSQDVAKLAGLFEGSIDDVFKTLVVNGYGRSQEYAADQASLHYLAATGYEPRALKDFLDRIVKQNKGAEGGIMKTHPATSDRIENVLTNMPEQKGDPALVQLRNRRFAAAVGK
- a CDS encoding M48 family metallopeptidase; this translates as MTLTVLICYLLVTAVGYYLRFLNLQHLKLHGTEIPAGFEDAIDADTLVKTSAYTIEQSRLGLVESLFDNVMLLLFLFGGLLVFYDRWITSLSGSFVWSGVLFFLILTLIQTVLDIPFSLYGTFRIENRFGFNTMTTRLWLSDLGKSTAISAVILTLMIAGAFSLVRWSPGFWWLWVWGFFAVVSIFFMYVSPYLIEPLFYKFEPVKDAELEQGIRRLMEKAGLHVSRVMQMDASRRSRHSNAYFTGIGRVKRIVLYDTLLTQMNRQEIITILAHEVGHWKKGHVWKLLVMTEIGGLLGFYAAFRLLQWGGLPGVLGLPHASFPAQLVILGFISSLLMFPFTALSSWLSRRHEWQADRFAEELSGTPGALATALVKLNRENLGNLHPHPLYAKFYYSHPPVVERVQRLRKAALAADVGSANEAEE
- the gspN gene encoding type II secretion system protein GspN, which translates into the protein MNRRRLILMGWGIPAALFCLIILTIAFIPGKELQGVLARALENQGYTMRTTSFGLAFPLGIRAQNLELGSEQGPLLKFDRATAKIRILPLFAGKVVIGFQGTIGKGEVKGEFAPLKNGSSTLEIAGVQLEDIPFFKTVTGAQVKGELRVKGNFKGKQNAATGDLQLAVTEAHLQGVKIGQMPLPDASYKTIQGMLRIGGGKATLESLNLEGEGIYARLKGDTPLTTPMSAAPLNLTLELMPKAEFLDKQKFVFLLLLKYQTSPGHYQIPVRGTLGKPAVS
- the gspL gene encoding type II secretion system protein GspL, coding for MNLVIVEIKRNELVFATFRKKRGELSFVEAARHPLGQEESLPQLLEEFAASAPAERRVILAIPSNQLFMRELELPLSDRRKIRELLPLELKGETAVDTDQLMFEAVPLEEGKVLAVWAKRHALEDKIRLMTGKGLEPEIVTASLFNWQCLIPTEVESATVAITDGESLAVFRNGKPLYFRPMTSGEPDAEVTKTLAALEIGKGLTVDRIFSHGGRSQQAASSNASADQETSPFPPLPVNGEFAEAFAGDTNSARDLAGAYAVARAIATGDPVNFRSGELAYTAGQAKTRKKLRLSMILAVSFVILLFAEVGLRYYLVKKDVDSLNNSIKTIYREVFPTRKKAVDEVAELRSEIKRLSSGKTSSNLLPILTKLAEAKGDDVFEVFEAEISGNQVHLKGDARSIQAVNDFKTRTADALSNVEVGEIKSRPDGSVSFVLRGAVKEANK